Genomic segment of Synergistaceae bacterium:
CATTGTCGAACAAGACCTTACCGATGCTTTGAATAACGGTAAAGTCTTCGCGGCAGGCTTGGATGTGGTGTCCAGCGAGCCCATTAAAGGCGACAATCCCTTACTCAAAGCAAAAAATTGTATTATCACACCGCACATCTCCTGGGCGCCCAAAGAGAGCCGTCAGCGTTTAATGGACGTTACCGTCGATAACCTGAAAGCCTTTGTGAGCGGAACCCCCATCAATGTGGTTAATAACTGAATGAATGTGAAAGCATGTGAAAGAATCTAAAAAAAGGCGGTTCCCCTAAAGGGAGCCGCTTTCTTTGTCTTTGTGATGCTTGTGATTGGTTGTTTTGCTAGGTTCAGCTTCAGCTTCAGCTTCTGGCGTCTATCTTCCCATTAGTTTAGGTTCTTTCATCCACTACGCGCTTCGCTTTGTGCGTGCTGCGTTCGATAGAACCGTCCGGCAGGACGACGACCCGCGCCGGCTTCACTCCGATTCGCGCTTTAAGAGCGTTGGACACCCTTGCGGCAACCTCTTCGTCGCTCTTTTCGCTGGCGTTTTCAACTGTGACTTCAAATTTGCACGTGAGATCTTGTTCGTAAACACGAATCTTGTACTCTCCCGTCACTTCGGTCAATCCGCGAATGACGTACTCGATATCGCTGGGATACACGTTGACCGCGCTGACTATGAACATGTCGTCCTTGCGTCCGTCCACATGTATCCTCCCGTGGGTGCGCCCACAAGGACAGGGCGTGTAATCGATCCAGCCAATATCACCCGTGCGGAAACGGATCATCGGGCGAGCTTTCTTCCTCAGCGTCGTGTAAACCAGCTCGCCACGCTTACCTGGTTCAATGACCTCGCCGGTCTCCAGGTCGACGGTCTCCACGAGTATGTGGTCCTCAGCAATGTGAAGGCCATCGTGAACCTCGCACTGCGCGGCGCACGCGCCGAAAATATCCGACAGACCATAAAAGTCAAAAAGTTCGGCACCCCAAAGGTCTTCGATCACTTTCCGGGTCGCTCCTATGCTTCCACCCATCTCCCCCGCGACGAAAATTTTATTGATCGACAGGTCCTTTCTGGGGTTGACGCCGTTTTTCACGCAAGTTTCCCCCAGGTACCAAGCATAACTTGGGCTCGTCCAGATGCAGGTTGGCTGGTAGGCTTTAAGGATGAAAATCAACCTCTCGCTGGGAAGCGTCCCGCCCCAGATGCAAAGAGCGCCGAGATTTTGTGCTCCTATCACGTCGGGGCCGCCCACGTACAGCGAAAAATTCAGGGCGTGGACATATCTGTCGTTCGGCCGCATGGATGCCTGCCAGAACCAGCGGCTCTCCACGTCCTGAAATTCGTCGAAGTCCTTCTTCGTGAACGGAGACATGGTCGGAACCCCGGTTGACCCGCTCGAAGTGCTCACGAACACGACATCTTCTTCTGGAACGGCGGCGAGCTCACCGAGAAACGAACCGACCCCCTGGGTGTCGCGCTGCGTCTTTTTATCTATGAAGGGAAACTTCGCTATATCAGAAAGAGATTTCACGTCCTCGGGTTTCAAGCCCACGGTATCAAAAGAACGCCTGTAGTACGGGCTGTTCGTATACGCGTGAGCAAGTTCCTCCCTCAGTGACCTCAGTTGCAGGGCTTCGAGCTTCGAGCGTGGAAGCGTTTCAATTTCCGGATCCCAGTATTTGCCTTTTGACATTTTTTATCTCCTCCAAATTATTTATAGTTTTTATAAAATTTATATTATGCCTGCCAGCGCAGCATGAATTTTTGTAGCCGGCTGACCGCGAGGTATACGACGCTGATCACAATTCCGATCAGGAAAACACCGACCATCGTTCGCGTGTAGTCGCCCAGGTCCGAGAAATAATTCACGTAGTAGCCCATGCCGCTTCGCGCGCCAATCATCTCCGCCGAAGTCAACAAAATGAACGACACCGAGAGGCCCTGGTTGCAACCCGTGAATATTTGAGGCAGCGCGCTCGGTAGTACGACGTGGAACAACGTTCCGCACTTTCCACAGCCGAGGTTTTTGGCGACGTCGAGATACTTTCTCTCGGTGTACATGACGCCGGAGACAGTGGCCGATAACACCGGCCAAAAGGTCGCAAGAAAGATGACCATGACGCTGACGCTCCTAAAAGTAGGCAACAGAGCTATGCCGTAAGGTATGTACACGATCGGCGGTATCGACGACAGAAACTTGGATATCAGTGTCGCCGCCCTGCCAACTCGCGCGCTATACCCGATAAAAAGCCCCAAAGGGATGGCCGCCGCCAGACCGAGCGTGTAGCCATTAAAGATGAGCCCCAGAGAACTGAAAATATGCCTAATCAAGCTCTGGTAATCCAGTATAAATTGCCGCAAGACCTTACCCGGCGGAGCGAAAAGAAACTCCCTGAGCAGGTTAAATTTCGATGTGGCGAGCATCCACGCGATGAGAAGCGCGAGCGTGAAAAAGGCCAAATCTTTCATGACAAGTTTTTTTCCCGACACGACGATAATAGACTCCAGCACAACCGCGAGAGCGATCGCGTAAAGCGCGAAACTTTCCCCTTTGATCCTGTCCGGTAGCAGATTAATCAGCAAAAACGCCGCGAACAGAATGTGTGGGCATATGCTCTTCATTTTTCGCGATGGAATATGGAGCGTTTTTTGATGAGAAAACGCTCCATGTGAGACCAGCTCAAAAACGTTGCTGAGCCGTGCCATTCGAGTTCTCGAAGCGCTCCAAAAGCTCAGCGTATATCTTGTCGCCGGGACTGTCTTTGAGCAAGGACCGAAGGGCCGCCTCGTAGACATTTGTGTTGTATAACGGTTCGATATCGTAGTCTTTGGTGTAACCAAACTCGACTACGCTGGATTTCAGCGCGACCATCGCGGTTTTGTCCGGGTCAGGGATGGACTGCGAGTATCCACCGTAAACTTCGGTTTTTATTAGACTTCGGTCGATTTGAATGTACTTGGCAACGTCGTCGATTGTCTTCTCCCGGCTTTCCTGAGAGAACTTGTACGCTTTGATCAGAGCGCGCTCAAACGCTTTGAAGGTATCAGGTTTGGCGGTAAGCGCGGAAGATTCGGCTACCTGGCGGCAGCAGGGTTGATTCAGAAATTCCTCCTCTTGAGAGCAGTAGTAGATCACTCTATACCCCTCGCTGATGGCGCGGGACGCATAGGGGCTGTACACGCTGACGGCGTCGATCTCCGCGCTCAAAATAGCGTTGTACGCGTCTTTCTGACTGTCAAAGTACACTATTGTGACATCCGCTTTGCCTTTCTCGGTTGAATAGGTAAGGCCGGCGTTCGTGAGAAGTATCTGCAGTTCGAGGTCTTGCACGCTGGGCTTTGTCGTAGCCACCCGCAGACCTTTCAGCACGGAGATGTCGATTTCATCATCGCTGAGTCCCTCGACAAATTTTTGCTTCACCACATAGCCGTGGCCATTTGTCATCGCGCCTCCGAAAATGGTGAGCGGCTGTCCCTGGCTCTGGAATGCGATCACCGGGACTGAGCCGATGAACGCGGCATCGAGCTTGCCGGTGGTCAACCCGGCCGCGAGGTCACTGGCACTCGCGAACTGCGTGAGTATAACGTTGAGACTTTCTTCGTTGAAAAACCCTTCCTCGGCTGCAACGAAAGCCAACAGGTGAGCTGTCGAGTTTAGGTGACCGAGATTGAATTTGGTTTGTTCGAGACTGGCGGCCGGCGCACTGGCCGGGACGCGGATCCATTCATACGTGGTAAACGCCACGACTAGCGCTAACATGAGCATGGCGGCAAAAATTTTCTTTTTCATAGGATACACCCTTTCTTATTCGCTGATTTTTGATCCTTCCTTCAGTCATACATGCATGCATTCATTTCTTTAATTTCTTTAATTTCTTCATGCATGTCGGTAAATGGAACGTGGTAAAGTCAACATCGCTCGTCGGGGTACATTCGATAATTCCTCATATCGTGTAATCCTCCTGAATAGTTTTGGCGAATTCCAACTGTTTCAGAATGTGGACTCGAAGCCCCATAAAATCGCCGGAAGCCCGGTCGCGTGGATAATTCATCGGGATATCCAGAATGTTTTTGACGCGCCCGGGGCGAGGCGACATCAGTATGACGCGCTGGCTGAGATAGATGGCTTCGTCCACGTCATGTGTTACCATAA
This window contains:
- a CDS encoding AMP-binding protein; translation: MSKGKYWDPEIETLPRSKLEALQLRSLREELAHAYTNSPYYRRSFDTVGLKPEDVKSLSDIAKFPFIDKKTQRDTQGVGSFLGELAAVPEEDVVFVSTSSGSTGVPTMSPFTKKDFDEFQDVESRWFWQASMRPNDRYVHALNFSLYVGGPDVIGAQNLGALCIWGGTLPSERLIFILKAYQPTCIWTSPSYAWYLGETCVKNGVNPRKDLSINKIFVAGEMGGSIGATRKVIEDLWGAELFDFYGLSDIFGACAAQCEVHDGLHIAEDHILVETVDLETGEVIEPGKRGELVYTTLRKKARPMIRFRTGDIGWIDYTPCPCGRTHGRIHVDGRKDDMFIVSAVNVYPSDIEYVIRGLTEVTGEYKIRVYEQDLTCKFEVTVENASEKSDEEVAARVSNALKARIGVKPARVVVLPDGSIERSTHKAKRVVDERT
- a CDS encoding ABC transporter permease subunit is translated as MKSICPHILFAAFLLINLLPDRIKGESFALYAIALAVVLESIIVVSGKKLVMKDLAFFTLALLIAWMLATSKFNLLREFLFAPPGKVLRQFILDYQSLIRHIFSSLGLIFNGYTLGLAAAIPLGLFIGYSARVGRAATLISKFLSSIPPIVYIPYGIALLPTFRSVSVMVIFLATFWPVLSATVSGVMYTERKYLDVAKNLGCGKCGTLFHVVLPSALPQIFTGCNQGLSVSFILLTSAEMIGARSGMGYYVNYFSDLGDYTRTMVGVFLIGIVISVVYLAVSRLQKFMLRWQA
- a CDS encoding ABC transporter substrate-binding protein, with the protein product MKKKIFAAMLMLALVVAFTTYEWIRVPASAPAASLEQTKFNLGHLNSTAHLLAFVAAEEGFFNEESLNVILTQFASASDLAAGLTTGKLDAAFIGSVPVIAFQSQGQPLTIFGGAMTNGHGYVVKQKFVEGLSDDEIDISVLKGLRVATTKPSVQDLELQILLTNAGLTYSTEKGKADVTIVYFDSQKDAYNAILSAEIDAVSVYSPYASRAISEGYRVIYYCSQEEEFLNQPCCRQVAESSALTAKPDTFKAFERALIKAYKFSQESREKTIDDVAKYIQIDRSLIKTEVYGGYSQSIPDPDKTAMVALKSSVVEFGYTKDYDIEPLYNTNVYEAALRSLLKDSPGDKIYAELLERFENSNGTAQQRF